The proteins below come from a single Myxococcus xanthus genomic window:
- a CDS encoding OmpA family protein, whose protein sequence is MRAKHSASQVWRTPACAFPAPREGEELLSSHPYHPWLGGLAVLWAVTAQAQAQRIPGIELERLQLNPGARDSLVLSTGDLMSRGEYRLGFTGHYEKEPLVLVSGGEQQGVIVSNRVTVHLSGAYAITDWLELGAQVPIVSQWGPDTAALGVATPSTSALGTPWVQARAGILSEQRGGLMDLGLHLGAALPIGSTETLTRDQGFVFSPRLGLGKQLGGTWRVGADLGALVRTKTYALSPNTQPHLDEQGTELNGGVNLSAGLLGFRQELVVRGTLPVADAPESMEVLLGVRVPMPAGTEVYAMGGPGFGSTPGTPSFRVLAGLTFGTPASTPNACVEGQPHDPARCPDFDLDGDGIKNAADHCPTVEGLSELNGCPDGDDDGDGLPNLADRCPKEAENFNGFEDQDGCPDDPDTDGDGISDAKDQCPDQAEDKDGFQDEDGCPDPDNDNDGVLDTADRCPNEAGPKENRGCPDKDTDGDGIVDRLDNCPTEPGPAKNHGCKEKQLAQIGENRIQLLEAVYFENNKDIIIARSNKLLDTVANILIAHPEVEKVRVEGHTDNRGNPDYNLDLSQRRADAVVRYLVSKGVARERLDAKGFGPTQPIADNNTTQGRAKNRRVEFKIVGDAEGVQTQQGEPSPDTH, encoded by the coding sequence TTGCGTGCAAAACACTCCGCGTCTCAAGTATGGCGGACGCCCGCGTGCGCTTTTCCGGCGCCACGCGAGGGGGAGGAACTCTTGTCTTCACATCCGTATCACCCATGGCTTGGAGGTCTGGCCGTCCTCTGGGCGGTCACGGCTCAGGCCCAGGCGCAGCGCATTCCCGGCATCGAGCTGGAGCGGCTGCAACTCAATCCCGGTGCACGCGACAGTCTGGTGTTGTCCACCGGCGACCTCATGTCCCGCGGCGAGTACCGCCTCGGCTTCACCGGGCACTATGAGAAGGAGCCCTTGGTGCTCGTCTCCGGTGGAGAGCAACAAGGTGTCATCGTCTCCAACCGCGTGACGGTGCACCTCAGTGGTGCCTATGCCATCACCGACTGGTTGGAGCTCGGCGCGCAGGTGCCCATCGTTTCCCAGTGGGGACCGGACACCGCGGCGCTGGGCGTCGCCACGCCGTCCACGAGCGCGCTTGGCACGCCGTGGGTCCAGGCGCGCGCGGGAATCCTCTCCGAGCAGCGCGGAGGGCTGATGGATTTGGGCCTGCACCTCGGCGCGGCCCTGCCCATTGGCAGCACGGAGACGCTCACCCGGGACCAGGGCTTCGTCTTCTCGCCTCGGCTCGGCCTGGGCAAGCAGTTGGGTGGCACGTGGCGCGTGGGCGCCGACCTGGGCGCGCTGGTGCGGACCAAGACGTATGCGCTGTCCCCCAACACGCAGCCGCACCTCGACGAGCAGGGCACGGAGCTGAACGGCGGCGTCAACCTGTCCGCCGGCCTGCTCGGCTTCCGCCAGGAGCTGGTGGTGCGCGGCACCCTGCCCGTCGCGGATGCGCCGGAGTCGATGGAAGTGCTGCTGGGCGTGCGCGTTCCCATGCCCGCGGGCACGGAAGTCTACGCCATGGGTGGCCCTGGCTTCGGCAGCACGCCGGGCACGCCATCGTTCCGGGTGCTCGCCGGCCTCACCTTCGGCACCCCCGCCTCCACGCCCAACGCATGTGTGGAGGGTCAGCCGCATGACCCCGCCCGCTGTCCGGACTTCGACCTGGACGGTGACGGCATCAAGAACGCCGCCGACCACTGCCCCACCGTCGAGGGCCTGTCGGAGCTGAATGGCTGCCCGGACGGGGACGACGACGGCGACGGCCTGCCCAACCTGGCGGACCGCTGCCCGAAGGAGGCGGAGAACTTCAACGGCTTCGAGGACCAGGACGGCTGCCCGGATGACCCGGACACGGACGGGGACGGCATCTCCGACGCCAAGGACCAGTGCCCGGACCAGGCCGAGGACAAGGACGGCTTCCAGGACGAGGACGGCTGCCCCGACCCGGACAACGACAACGACGGCGTGCTCGACACCGCCGACCGCTGCCCCAACGAGGCCGGCCCCAAGGAGAACCGCGGCTGCCCGGACAAGGACACCGACGGTGACGGCATCGTCGACCGGCTCGACAACTGCCCCACCGAGCCTGGCCCGGCGAAGAACCACGGCTGCAAGGAGAAGCAGCTCGCGCAGATTGGCGAGAATCGCATCCAACTGCTCGAGGCCGTCTACTTCGAGAACAACAAGGACATCATCATCGCGCGCAGCAACAAGCTGCTCGACACGGTGGCCAACATCCTCATCGCCCACCCGGAAGTGGAGAAGGTGCGTGTCGAGGGCCACACCGACAACCGCGGCAACCCTGACTACAACCTGGACCTGTCCCAGCGCCGCGCCGACGCCGTCGTTCGCTACCTGGTGAGCAAGGGCGTGGCCCGGGAGCGCCTGGATGCCAAGGGCTTCGGTCCCACCCAGCCCATCGCGGACAACAACACCACCCAGGGCCGCGCGAAGAACCGCCGCGTGGAGTTCAAGATCGTCGGCGACGCAGAGGGCGTGCAGACGCAGCAGGGCGAACCCTCTCCCGACACCCACTGA
- a CDS encoding DUF4215 domain-containing protein has protein sequence MKTRVLFKTAALCLALLSSLTGCDSGGARTAVPPTEPVLVSRTASLVGDGQLEPGEQCDDGNTTSGDGCSATGTIEEGYLCHVPGRPCSLASLCGNNVVDSGEACDSNVPGSNCTATCDLALCGNGVFNNRAHPSYAQEVCDDGNRYEGDGCNRLCEVEPGFACTGSPSRCVRAGVTVFNTGVDENNRRLEVGPDPHWFYSGTTTGAATGPRAASDWPQEIQTARFMEAPLGAPVCVYQDFMVPSTTNVSQFRLRLATFNDNDFASARVNGQNFTPTVVNQPAGMPWQKNIFREFGANAPWRTGLNRIELCNENAESEPNAFRYLFVDAYDDRCGDGAVSLREECDDGNVTNGDGCSATCGIEAGYGCTGQPSTCAQTCGNGTLNPGEQCDDGNATTGDGCNASCRVESGYACPTPGEACVPTCGNGTLNPGEQCDDGNAYDSDGCSSACRIERGYECQGAPSTCAPLCGNGRMDAGELCDDGNTTLGDGCSNACTLELGYACPAPGQACVFTCGNGNVDPGEQCDDGNLNPTDGCSTECRVEDGYACSTPETGPSVCVESCGNGALEENEACDDGNTTAGDGCSTGCREEPGYTCSGEPSTCATSCGDGTRAGAEACDDGNTTAGDGCDATCTLEPGYACPTPGEACVPTCGNGTVDNGEQCDDGNTTAGDGCSGSCRVENGYTCSGAPSTCATTCGDGTRAGAEVCDDGNLNNGDGCSSRCLLEDGQPCNASGVCESGICNPNTNTCISPNVCGNGILDEGELCDDGDTTAGDGCSATCAIEDGFGCTGIPSVCAVTCGDGIKADSEACDDGNTTNGDGCSATCTVESGAACQTADVSVFITHQGNANCTQVSDIDAPVLPDAAIQAGLDVPGRYRIRYVSGAVSYSGGVNWYPGVIGVSANAGTQVQGFSLGYTPRSGPGSATRAEAMPLGFPLSRDFTAATGDVRIALVDTDCNLANNSDTAVTYRVDALSICQTAPVVTSPTPGGTAGEELEGTATPGATVDVYLDGNPAPVCTVVADAEGNWSCTLPTDLEEGPHTAVITSTFPGAPQTSTTVDFIVDYSPPAPPVITGPTPGAVLDTQTPVLSGTATPGDEVTVYEGGTALCTTTADAAGN, from the coding sequence ATGAAAACGCGTGTCCTCTTCAAGACGGCGGCGCTCTGTCTCGCGCTGCTCTCATCCCTGACCGGCTGTGATTCGGGCGGTGCCCGGACAGCCGTGCCCCCCACCGAGCCCGTGCTCGTGAGCCGGACCGCCTCCCTCGTCGGAGACGGCCAGCTCGAGCCCGGCGAGCAATGTGACGACGGCAACACCACCAGCGGCGACGGCTGTTCCGCCACCGGCACCATCGAAGAAGGCTACCTGTGCCACGTGCCCGGGCGCCCCTGCTCGCTGGCGAGCCTGTGCGGCAACAACGTCGTCGACTCCGGCGAGGCCTGTGACAGCAACGTCCCCGGCTCCAACTGCACGGCGACCTGTGACCTGGCCCTGTGCGGCAACGGCGTGTTCAACAACCGCGCCCACCCGTCCTACGCGCAGGAAGTCTGCGACGACGGCAACCGCTACGAGGGCGACGGCTGCAACCGCCTGTGCGAGGTGGAGCCTGGTTTCGCCTGCACCGGCAGCCCCAGCCGCTGCGTGCGCGCGGGCGTGACGGTCTTCAACACCGGCGTGGACGAAAACAACCGCCGGCTGGAGGTCGGCCCGGATCCGCACTGGTTCTACAGCGGCACCACCACGGGCGCGGCCACCGGTCCGCGGGCCGCCAGCGACTGGCCCCAGGAAATCCAGACGGCCCGCTTCATGGAGGCGCCGCTGGGCGCCCCCGTCTGCGTGTACCAGGACTTCATGGTGCCCTCGACGACCAACGTCTCGCAGTTCCGTCTGCGGCTGGCCACCTTCAACGACAACGACTTCGCCAGCGCGCGGGTGAACGGGCAGAACTTCACGCCCACCGTCGTCAACCAGCCGGCGGGCATGCCCTGGCAGAAGAACATCTTCCGCGAGTTCGGCGCCAACGCGCCCTGGCGCACGGGCCTCAACCGCATCGAGCTGTGCAACGAGAACGCGGAAAGCGAGCCCAACGCCTTCCGCTACCTGTTCGTGGACGCGTACGACGACCGCTGCGGCGACGGCGCCGTGTCCCTGCGCGAGGAGTGCGACGACGGCAACGTCACCAACGGTGACGGCTGCTCCGCCACCTGCGGCATCGAGGCGGGCTACGGCTGCACCGGCCAGCCCAGCACCTGCGCCCAGACGTGTGGCAACGGCACGCTGAACCCGGGCGAGCAGTGCGACGACGGCAACGCCACGACGGGCGACGGCTGCAACGCGAGCTGCCGCGTGGAGTCCGGCTACGCCTGCCCCACCCCGGGCGAGGCTTGTGTGCCCACCTGCGGCAACGGCACGCTGAACCCCGGCGAGCAGTGTGATGACGGCAATGCCTACGACTCGGACGGTTGCTCCTCGGCGTGCCGCATCGAGCGCGGCTACGAGTGCCAGGGCGCTCCGTCCACCTGCGCCCCCCTGTGCGGCAACGGCCGGATGGATGCGGGTGAGCTGTGCGACGACGGCAACACCACCCTGGGTGATGGCTGCTCCAACGCCTGCACCCTGGAGCTGGGCTACGCCTGCCCCGCTCCGGGCCAGGCCTGTGTGTTCACCTGCGGCAACGGCAACGTCGACCCGGGCGAGCAGTGTGATGACGGCAACCTGAATCCGACGGACGGCTGCAGCACCGAGTGCCGCGTGGAGGATGGCTACGCCTGCAGCACGCCCGAAACCGGTCCTTCCGTCTGTGTCGAGAGCTGTGGCAACGGCGCCCTGGAAGAGAACGAGGCGTGCGATGACGGCAACACCACCGCGGGCGACGGCTGCTCGACGGGCTGCCGCGAGGAGCCGGGCTATACGTGCAGCGGTGAGCCCAGCACCTGCGCCACCTCCTGTGGCGACGGCACCCGCGCGGGCGCCGAGGCGTGTGATGACGGCAACACCACGGCGGGTGACGGCTGCGACGCCACCTGCACCCTGGAGCCGGGCTACGCCTGCCCCACTCCGGGCGAGGCCTGTGTGCCCACCTGCGGCAACGGCACGGTGGACAACGGCGAGCAGTGCGACGACGGCAACACCACGGCGGGCGACGGCTGCAGCGGCAGCTGCCGCGTGGAGAACGGCTATACGTGCAGCGGCGCGCCCAGCACCTGCGCCACCACCTGTGGTGACGGCACCCGCGCGGGCGCCGAGGTGTGTGACGACGGCAACCTCAACAACGGCGACGGCTGCTCCTCGCGCTGCCTCCTGGAGGACGGCCAGCCCTGCAATGCGTCCGGCGTCTGCGAGAGCGGCATCTGCAACCCCAACACCAACACCTGCATCAGCCCCAACGTCTGCGGCAACGGCATCCTCGACGAGGGTGAGCTCTGCGACGACGGCGACACCACGGCGGGCGACGGCTGCTCGGCCACCTGCGCCATCGAGGACGGGTTCGGCTGCACCGGCATCCCGTCGGTGTGCGCCGTGACGTGTGGTGACGGCATCAAGGCGGACAGCGAGGCCTGCGATGACGGCAACACCACCAACGGGGACGGCTGCTCGGCCACGTGCACCGTGGAGAGCGGCGCCGCGTGCCAGACGGCGGACGTGAGCGTGTTCATCACCCACCAGGGCAACGCGAACTGCACGCAGGTGTCGGACATCGACGCCCCCGTGCTGCCCGACGCGGCCATCCAGGCCGGGCTGGACGTGCCGGGCCGCTACCGCATCCGGTACGTGTCCGGCGCGGTGAGCTACTCGGGTGGCGTCAACTGGTACCCCGGCGTCATCGGCGTCAGCGCCAACGCGGGCACGCAGGTGCAGGGCTTCTCGCTGGGCTACACGCCCCGCAGCGGTCCGGGCTCGGCCACGCGCGCCGAGGCCATGCCCCTGGGCTTCCCCCTGTCCCGCGACTTCACGGCGGCCACGGGTGACGTGCGCATCGCGCTGGTCGACACCGACTGCAACCTGGCCAACAACTCCGACACGGCGGTGACCTACCGCGTGGACGCGCTGTCCATCTGCCAGACGGCCCCTGTCGTCACGTCTCCGACGCCGGGCGGCACCGCCGGCGAGGAACTCGAGGGCACCGCCACGCCGGGCGCCACCGTGGACGTGTACCTGGACGGCAACCCCGCGCCGGTGTGCACGGTCGTCGCCGACGCGGAGGGGAACTGGAGCTGCACGCTGCCGACGGACCTGGAGGAAGGGCCGCACACCGCCGTCATCACCTCCACCTTCCCGGGCGCGCCGCAGACCTCCACGACGGTGGACTTCATCGTCGACTACTCGCCGCCGGCGCCTCCGGTCATCACCGGCCCCACGCCGGGCGCCGTGCTGGACACGCAGACGCCCGTGCTGAGCGGCACGGCGACCCCGGGTGACGAGGTGACGGTGTACGAGGGCGGAACCGCCCTCTGCACCACCACGGCCGATGCGGCGGGCAACTAG
- a CDS encoding Ig-like domain-containing protein: MAEGPHTVTATATPPGGNPGPTSTPVTFTITLTATEPPVITGPADGAVLNTSTPPLSGTSAPGTVVTVYEGDTVLCTTTTNDVGAWTCTPAQPLEDGPHTVTATATDSEGRTSEPSAPSEFIIDTQEPDTRISRTPPSRGGNRTATFEYGASEEDVTYECSLNGGPFEPCRDSYDVGEGQHTLRVRATDRAGNVDSTPAAYSWTVELTRAFAGGGCSTAPAASWLALLGLLGLRRRKRG, encoded by the coding sequence ATGGCCGAAGGCCCGCACACGGTGACGGCCACCGCCACGCCTCCGGGCGGCAACCCCGGCCCCACCTCCACGCCCGTCACCTTCACCATCACCCTGACCGCGACGGAGCCGCCGGTCATCACCGGGCCCGCCGACGGCGCGGTGCTCAACACGTCGACGCCGCCCCTGAGCGGCACGTCGGCTCCGGGCACGGTGGTGACGGTGTACGAGGGCGACACGGTGCTCTGCACCACCACCACCAACGACGTGGGCGCGTGGACCTGCACGCCGGCCCAGCCGCTGGAGGATGGCCCGCACACGGTGACGGCCACCGCCACCGACAGCGAGGGCCGCACCAGCGAGCCCTCCGCGCCCAGCGAGTTCATCATCGACACCCAGGAGCCCGACACGCGCATCTCGCGCACGCCGCCCTCGCGCGGCGGCAACCGGACGGCGACCTTCGAGTACGGCGCCTCCGAGGAGGACGTCACCTACGAGTGCAGCTTGAACGGGGGCCCCTTCGAGCCCTGCCGGGACAGCTATGACGTGGGCGAGGGTCAGCACACCCTGCGCGTGCGGGCCACGGACCGCGCGGGCAACGTGGACAGCACCCCCGCGGCGTACTCGTGGACGGTGGAGCTCACCCGGGCCTTCGCCGGTGGCGGCTGCAGCACGGCGCCCGCCGCGTCCTGGCTGGCGCTCCTGGGCCTGCTCGGCCTCCGCCGGAGGAAGCGCGGCTAA
- a CDS encoding sigma-54-dependent Fis family transcriptional regulator, whose translation MGTLTLSASPLLWEQFLVGALDGEAGLRPELRSILPRWQRSRSLGAPSTGQPDEGPRVGSLALVERRARLEPVWHELGGMLEMLSAAPLPSGRVALLADREGVILATRSSGGDFTHHADYVRLVEGACWDETSRGTNAIGTALAESSAVAVVGPAHYAQRHHGLVCYAAPVHDPFGELVAVLDVTGPAGAADPLVLVAVASVAHAAEARLREVAWARVAAAARGGLESRLSREDGPVLVVEPMGRVSRFNAAARALLGGQGPMAVEAALGVSWRVLTDAAFRGAALETRLASQGPAWRIHAEAVGTGDASSALAVLVRLESSGVRSLGMTPGSADSRPTVAEPSTEGRGPRALSRDLWGADTVVPPGPWAALKGNDPQHRATLREAERFAPTSLPVLLLSETGTGKELLARALHSASTVATGPFVAVNCGALSPALLESELFGHAPGAFTGARVGGAEGKLAAADGGTLFLDELAEMPPALQVLLLRVLEDGAYSRVGESRVRRSRFRLVGATCRDLDAAVRNGTFRSDLYFRLQGAVLRLPPLRERNDLPELAHALLRRLSEEEGLATSSISAAALTRLAAHPWPGNVRELKTVLRLALVRAGGAPVLDVDALPSGLGSPLSPGAQGEPRPAVPPVSSPPSQPSAGAAGGPLRELEARAIQEALALSGGNVAQAARRLGIARSTLYRMAERFGITLPSRA comes from the coding sequence TTGGGGACGCTGACGCTCAGCGCATCACCGCTCCTGTGGGAGCAGTTCCTCGTGGGGGCACTCGACGGGGAGGCCGGGTTGCGCCCGGAGTTGCGCTCCATCCTCCCCCGCTGGCAGCGCTCACGGTCGCTGGGCGCCCCGAGCACCGGACAGCCGGACGAAGGGCCCCGTGTGGGCAGCTTGGCGCTGGTCGAGCGCCGGGCCCGGCTGGAGCCGGTGTGGCACGAGCTGGGCGGCATGTTGGAGATGTTGTCGGCGGCGCCCCTGCCTTCGGGGCGGGTGGCGCTGCTCGCGGACCGCGAGGGCGTCATCCTGGCGACCCGCAGCTCGGGCGGGGACTTCACCCACCACGCGGATTATGTGCGCCTGGTGGAGGGGGCCTGCTGGGATGAGACCTCTCGCGGGACGAATGCCATTGGCACTGCCTTGGCGGAGTCCTCCGCCGTCGCGGTGGTGGGGCCGGCGCACTACGCGCAGCGGCACCATGGGCTCGTCTGCTACGCGGCGCCGGTCCATGACCCCTTTGGAGAGCTGGTGGCCGTGCTGGACGTCACGGGGCCGGCTGGCGCGGCGGATCCGCTGGTGCTGGTGGCGGTGGCCAGTGTGGCCCATGCCGCCGAGGCGCGGCTGCGCGAGGTCGCCTGGGCCCGAGTGGCCGCTGCGGCGCGGGGGGGATTGGAGTCGCGCCTGTCGCGTGAGGATGGCCCGGTGCTCGTCGTCGAGCCGATGGGGCGGGTGAGTCGCTTCAATGCCGCCGCGCGCGCGTTGCTCGGTGGACAGGGGCCGATGGCGGTGGAGGCGGCGCTCGGTGTTTCGTGGCGGGTGCTGACGGACGCCGCGTTTCGAGGCGCGGCGTTGGAGACGCGTCTTGCTTCACAGGGGCCGGCCTGGCGCATCCATGCGGAGGCGGTGGGGACGGGGGATGCGAGCTCGGCGCTCGCGGTGCTGGTGCGGCTGGAATCTTCTGGTGTCCGGTCCCTGGGCATGACCCCTGGGAGCGCGGATTCACGTCCGACGGTGGCGGAGCCTTCCACTGAGGGCCGTGGGCCTCGCGCGCTGTCCCGGGACCTGTGGGGGGCGGATACGGTGGTGCCACCTGGACCGTGGGCGGCGCTCAAGGGGAACGACCCGCAGCACCGCGCCACGTTGCGAGAAGCGGAGCGGTTCGCGCCCACGAGCTTGCCGGTGCTCCTGCTGTCGGAGACGGGCACGGGCAAGGAGCTCCTCGCTCGCGCACTGCACTCGGCCAGTACGGTCGCCACGGGGCCCTTCGTGGCGGTGAACTGCGGCGCGCTGTCGCCCGCGTTGCTGGAGAGTGAACTGTTCGGCCATGCGCCTGGTGCCTTCACCGGCGCGCGCGTCGGCGGCGCGGAGGGAAAGCTGGCGGCGGCGGACGGCGGAACGCTCTTCCTCGACGAGCTGGCGGAGATGCCGCCCGCGCTCCAGGTGTTGTTGCTTCGGGTGCTGGAGGACGGTGCCTATTCGCGCGTGGGAGAGTCCCGCGTGCGACGCTCGCGCTTCCGCCTGGTGGGCGCCACCTGCAGGGATTTGGACGCGGCCGTGCGCAACGGCACGTTCCGCTCCGACCTCTATTTCCGCCTCCAGGGCGCGGTGCTGCGGCTGCCACCGCTGCGCGAGCGCAACGACCTGCCGGAACTGGCCCATGCACTCCTCCGGAGGTTGTCGGAAGAAGAAGGCCTGGCCACGTCGAGCATCTCCGCCGCTGCGCTCACCCGGCTCGCAGCCCACCCCTGGCCCGGCAACGTGCGCGAACTGAAGACAGTGCTGCGGTTGGCGCTGGTGCGCGCGGGAGGCGCCCCCGTGTTGGACGTGGATGCCCTGCCGTCAGGCCTGGGAAGCCCGCTCTCGCCCGGGGCCCAAGGAGAACCACGGCCCGCCGTGCCGCCTGTTTCCAGTCCGCCGAGTCAACCGAGCGCGGGTGCCGCCGGCGGTCCGTTGCGCGAGCTGGAGGCCCGCGCCATCCAGGAGGCCCTGGCGCTCAGTGGCGGCAACGTGGCGCAGGCCGCCCGGCGTCTGGGCATCGCACGGAGCACGCTCTACCGGATGGCGGAGCGCTTCGGCATCACGCTGCCCTCGCGCGCCTGA